From a region of the Solanum stenotomum isolate F172 chromosome 2, ASM1918654v1, whole genome shotgun sequence genome:
- the LOC125855524 gene encoding WRKY transcription factor SUSIBA2-like: MVGNGEAIDEWDYQLFDENVVNRSFSKRSIAQRQEEKRGFNASGISTPAMSPPPDREAFLTIPPGLTPTALLDSPVMLPNSQAPQSPTTGSFQQFPIIINQENSMSTLPHVVINANCPIKTNSVIDHHHHHPLLFPSLSNTQVILITSSITSRYHEFPKVTTLKKCSSDTSPPPDINNQQNMSGISLTNTTKLENCPLRGAMNPNITNSIGPDDGYTWRKYGQKSVKGSEFPRSYYKCTQQNCFVKKKVERSLNGQITEIIYKGEHNHQKSQPIRRATISSKSCDLTGISKKNEGNGGSNICRNMQFEGNKNVRALSSLKRTYSPSILTKISDSLILNNSNINMNVFEIPETIHEPSSTLVSCDDEDEVRATEGIISLGDDIDDNEFEHKRRRDYYPTEMNLSSRTTREPRVIVQIESEIDILDDGYRWRKYGQKVVKGNPNPRSYYKCTSAGCPVRKQIERAPDNIKSVITTYEGKHNHEVPSINKTNGVATTATVGNQTSPLISNGKSSILTFSKSHKVSNLETQVQDFNFQFEGKPFGYTRPNFLVNQLSDLRCGVVSPLYDLRFPPNLQNLLSCNSFLFNPTQISNSLPYTLYMPDFSLPNLSIGPNKVPPLDEFHFNDIQ, encoded by the exons atggtgGGGAATGGAGAGGCTATTGATGAGTGGGATTATCAATTATTTGATGAAAATGTTGTAAATAGAAGTTTTTCCAAGCGTAGCATTGCCCAACGCCAGGAAGAAAAACGTGGTTTCAATGCTTCCGGCATAAGTACTCCGGCAATGTCGCCGCCACCGGATagggaagcttttctcacaatacCGCCGGGACTAACTCCGACAGCATTGCTTGACTCTCCTGTTATGCTTCCGAATTCACAG GCACCACAATCTCCTACTACTGGAAGCTTTCAACAGTTCCCCATTATCATTAATCAAGAAAACTCAATGTCCACTCTTCCTCATGTGGTCATCAATGCTAATTGTCCAATCAAGACTAATAGTGTTAttgatcatcatcatcatcatccccTCTTATTCCCATCTTTATCAAACACTCAGGTAATTTTAATTACTTCATCC aTTACATCGAGATATCATGAATTTCCGAAAGTAACTACCTTAAAGAAGTGCAGTTCAGATACATCACCTCCTCCTGATATAAATAATCAACAAAACATGAGTGGTATTAGCTTAACAAATACTACTAAGCTAGAAAATTGCCCTTTAAGAGGTGCAATGAATCCAAATATTACTAATTCAATAGGACCAGATGATGGATATACTTGGAGAAAATATGGTCAGAAATCTGTCAAAGGTAGTGAATTTCCTAGAAGCTACTATAAATGTACTCAACAAAATTGCTTTGTGAAGAAAAAAGTAGAACGTTCTCTAAATGGACAAATTACCGAAATTATCTATAAAGGGGAGCATAATCATCAGAAATCTCAACCTATTCGACGTGCAACAATAAGTTCAAAGTCCTGTGATTTAACAGGGATATCAAAAAAGAATGAAGGAAATGGTGGCTCAAATATTTGTAGGAATATGCAATTTGAAGGCAATAAGAATGTTAGAGCTCTTTCAAGTCTGAAAAGAACATATTCACCATCTATTTTGACAAAGATTTCTGattcattaatattaaataattcaaatatcaatatgaatgTGTTTGAAATACCTGAAACTATTCATGAGCCTTCTTCTACACTTGTGAGTTgtgatgatgaagatgaagttAGAGCCACGGAAGGGATCATTTCCCTAGgtgatgatattgatgataATGAATTTGAACACAAAAGgag AAGAGACTATTACCCAACTGAAATGAATTTATCGTCGAGAACAACAAGAGAACCAAGAGTGATAGTCCAAATAGAGAGTGAGATTGATATTCTTGATGATGGTTATCGCTGGAGAAAATATGGCCAAAAAGTTGTGAAAGGAAATCCAAATCCTAG GAGCTATTACAAATGTACAAGTGCAGGTTGTCCAGTAAGAAAACAGATAGAAAGGGCACCCGATAACATTAAATCAGTCATCACAACATATGAAGGAAAACATAATCATGAAGTGCCTTCAATAAACAAGACAAATGGTGTTGCGACAACTGCTACTGTTGGAAACCAAACTTCACCTTTAATTTCAAATGGGAAATCTTCTATATTGACATTTTCAAAAAGCCATAAAGTTTCCAATCTTGAAACACAAGTACAAGATTTTAACTTCCAATTTGAAGGAAAGCCCTTTGGATATACAAGACCAAATTTTCTTGTAAATCAACTTAGTGACCTGAGATGTGGAGTTGTTTCACCCctctatgatttgagatttcCACCTAATTTACAGAACCTTCTATCCTGTAATTCATTTCTCTTTAATCCTACACAAATATCAAATTCACTCCCCTATACTCTATACATGCCTGATTTTTCATTGCCTAATCTTTCTATTGGCCCCAATAAAGTACCTCCTCTTGATGAATTTCATTTTAATGATATCCAATAA